One genomic region from Populus nigra chromosome 8, ddPopNigr1.1, whole genome shotgun sequence encodes:
- the LOC133702083 gene encoding protein ELF4-LIKE 4-like, which yields MEGDLFPGLSNGNQVDGKVLQTFQKSFVQVQDILDQNRLLINEINQNHESKIPDNLTRNVGLIKELNNNIRRVVDLYADLSSNFTRSMEPSSEGESSGILKSNGKANSKRIRSG from the coding sequence ATGGAAGGTGATTTATTTCCAGGTTTAAGCAATGGAAACCAAGTAGATGGCAAGGTTTTGCAAACTTTCCAGAAGAGTTTTGTGCAAGTCCAGGACATTCTGGATCAAAACAGGTTGCTAATCAATGAAATAAACCAAAACCACGAGTCGAAGATCCCAGACAACCTGACTCGAAACGTTGGTTTGATCAAGGAGCTAAACAATAACATTAGAAGGGTGGTGGATCTTTATGCTGATCTTTCGAGCAATTTCACCAGGTCAATGGAACCTTCATCAGAGGGTGAATCAAGCGGGATATTGAAGTCCAATGGAAAGGCCAATTCGAAGAGAATTAGATCCGGGTAA